In Cyanobacteriota bacterium, the genomic window CGTAACCTTGCGAGCAGCCCAACGTAGTTTTCTTGAATGCGGTGCGTGTGACCATTACTGGAGTGATTTAGTTCGTTGCCCAACCTCAGAAGATGAGCGAATACCAAACTGGGTTCCCCTTGATGTTCTTGCAGAAAGAGATAGGCTCATACTTATGGAACTGATTACCAAAGCATTCGACGGAGTTAGTCGTGAAGACGGAATTACTCTCCACGAAGCGAGGGCAATTGATGATTGGGGTGATGAAGAAGAGCGTGCTGCGGCTCGAGCACTAGACACAGACCAGCGCTGGCAAGATGTACCAACCGAGTGGATTAATCAATTGTGGGATGCATTTTGCTGTCTGGATGGCAAGGGATGGCGGTATTATCTGCCTGTCTGGATGCTCCATGCACTTAGGTGTCCAGACAGTACAAGTGCTGGTGATTCGGTTATATACAGTTGCCTTCTGCCAGAAGAACCTGAGTCTAGAGAGCGGGTACTATCTCGCTTCAACATGCTCACCCTAGAGCAGTCAAGGGCCGTTTGCCGATTCCTGTGGTTTAGTGCTGCCTATGGAGAGTTTGACGAACGGGCAGCTCGGAGAGCATTTGATGGGTACTGGGGTAGGTTCTGTGCTTAGGGGGAGTGTGACATAAGGTTGACATGTAGTAGCTTTGCTGAGGCCACCAGCTCGATCGTAACGTCTCTAATAGATGAGTAACCAGCACTGATAGGGAAGGTGGGGGAAACAATACTATGCGTTGACTTCGCTAGCGATCGCCCTATCCAACACTTAGTCCGCTGTACAGCCACGCATAACATAAACAATTTCCAGACTCAGCAAGTGACATTGAGGTGCTTGAGGGCATAGGTCTTGCTTCCCGTCGGCTTGGTTGGCTAGAAGATTACGCTGTTGGAATAGTTGTTCTCGCTAGAACTGGTTTACAATGCACAGTGCTATAAGATTCTTCAGTACCCTAAACTCAACAACTACATATTAAGAATTAAATGAAAGTTGGGCTGTGCTAAGTGAGATTTGTAATAATTGAATTGAGCATGAAAGTTCCCCGCTGGCAGATTATGGGAGCAATGGCTGTTTAGACATAAGGTTAAGTAGTGCAGCTCAAAGGTCAGATGTGAGACCATAGTTGTCATGCAGCTCCCAAATTACCTCATACTTACTTGATGCTTTTGTTAGGAACGCTTCATGCCTGATGATTGCTGATTTGATTTAGACGGGAGGCTGATATTATGGATCTAGGTAAAGTTTTTTCTGATCTAAGGCAGTATTTTTCAGAGGCTGTTGCTCGTATTTTTAGTCCTCGAGATGATGAGTTTCCTGCTACGGGTGTGCAGCCGTTTGAGGGTGATATTCGCAAGCATTCCCAATCACTAGACTAAACGGCAAGGTATCTGAAATTTCAGTCATCACGGTAGAGAGCTTGAACCTATAGTGGTTCAGGCTCTTTTTACTGGGTTTGTATTTGTAGGGGAGTTGTAGTGAATCAACTATATATTGGACAATAAAGCTGCAATGGTCTGAGATGGTTCTACCGCGGCAGACTAGCAGCAGGCTAGTAAAAGTGATTGGCAATGGCTTGTTGTCAGTGCTGATGTGATGAATGTCAATTTTTTCCCCGAAGTCAATGGGTATATTGCTAACGGCTGAACTTTTGTCACATTTTCAACGCTGTAGTCGGCGAGCATTTTTAGACTTTTATGGGGATGCTAGTCAGCAAGAACCACCTAGTGACTATTTGTTAAAGTTGCTGCGAGACAGTGCAAATCATCGGCAACGGGTGTTGGCAACTCGATCGGGACAACAACCTCACTATCCACTCGGTGATTGGGCAGCGGGTGCTAGTTTGACCTACCAGATGATGCAGGAAGGTGTTGAGTGCATTCAGCAAGGGGTGTTGATGGCTCAATATTCTGAAGCAGTGACGTTGCTGAGCTGCCCCGATTTGTTAATTAAACAACCAGGATCATCAAAACTTGGAGATTGGTGCTACGTCCCGATCGCAGTCAAGTTAGGCAAGCGCCCCAAGTTGGAATATCAAGTGAGTGTAGTATTTGACGCTTATGTGTTGTCTACAGTGCAAGTGGCTAGTCTAGATCAAGCATGGTTGATGTTACGGGAGCGCGGGCTATGTAGCGTTGATGTGTTGTCAGTGCTGCCTCAGATGCAAGATGTGCTTACAAACTGTGTACAAACCTTAACATCATCCCAAGCACCAGATGTATTCATTGCCCGTAATCGCTGTAATCTGTGTCCCTGGTTTAATCACTGCTACACAATCGCGCAAGAGCAACAACACCTATCCCTAGTTGCTGGCATCACTCCGCATCGTTATAGCATTTTGCAAGCCCTAGACTTGACAACTGTAGAAGCACTTGCCCATACACCTCCATCAGTACTGGAGCCATTAGCAGGGTTTGGCAAGGACGTAGCCGAGAAACTGGTATTGCAGGCGCGTTCGAACTTAACTCAACAGGCATTGCTACGATCAGTAATCCCTCCCGATATGGCTACTGATATACCAACTTGTAAGGTTGAGCTTTATTTCGACATTGAAGCAGATCCGGATATGACTCTGGATTATTTGCTGGGGGTGTTAGTTGTGAATCATGAAACACAGTGTGAGCAGTTTCATAGCTTTTTGGCAGAAACACCTGAGGCTGAATATCAAATCTGGACAATGTTTGTTGACTTAGTGGAGCAATATCCTGATGCACCGATTTTTCACTTTTGTCCCTATGAAACCCATACGATTAAGCGGCTAGCAGCGCTCTATGATACTCCGCCTGCTGTAGTGAAGCGAACTATTGATCGTTGCGTAGATTTACATGAGCAGGTCACTCGTAGGGTAATTTTGCCCATCGAAAGCTATGCACTAAAAAATATTGCCCGCTGGTTAGGATTTAACTGGCGAGATCCAAATGCCACTGGTGCTCAAGCTGTATGTTGGTATACGCAATGGCTGGAGACTGGCGATCGAGCCTATCTAGAGGCGATCGTCACCTACAATGAAGATGACTGTCGTGCCATGTATTACTTGAAAAATTGGTTGGTCAGTTTCTTTGCCCAAGCTACGCAGATTACACCACAAAATCTGCAAAATCCATTGCTAAGGGTTTAAGGAAGAAATATTGGTCGAAATGCCAGCAAGAGAGCACTAGTGATGGCTAGAAATAAGATACCCATTAGTCCGGCTAGGGGTTTGTTGCCAAATCCAAGTATCCAAGGCGATGTTGTGTTGTTATAGGCAATCACTTGGGCAGTATCCAATGTGGCCATGCTCCAGATCCAACCTGCATGTAGTCCCCAAGCTAATCCTAGGTGACCATAATCAACAACCTTTGCCAGAGTTAAGACCATTCCCATCAGCCATAAGCCAGGCAACTGAGGTAGGTTGTCGGCTCCCTCCCAGACCAAGTGCAAGACAGCAAAAATTAAGCTGACGATCGCACCTGCTATCCACAGGGAATAGTTTTGCTGAAATCGAGCTTGGAACAGACCACGAAACATGGCTTCCTCAGTAGCGCTGACCCCAAGCCCTAGTACCAAGATAGGCAAGCAAGCTGTTAATACCTGGTGATTCCAATGCCAACTTATCCAGCCAACACTGGCTTCTACCCAAAACAGGGTTAGAACGCCAACCGTTCCGATCATTAGCCCTATTAGCCCATTAACAAGCAGTGACCACCGCCAAATCAGCCCACAATCCATTAAGCTTACAGTTCCCCAATGAGTAGCACCCCAGATGATCACAGGTGCCAGTAGGTAAAGAGAGACCAACAGAGGGATTTTTTGCTGAGGTGTAATCGGTAGCGGAGGGTGCCACTTGACTTGCCGGGCAATGGGTACGGCTAAGGGTAACCAGAGTAAAACCCAGGTGAGAAGCAGCCCAACTGTCCAACCTATTACCGATTGAAATAACCCACGAAATAACTGATGGAAGAGTGCTACTGG contains:
- a CDS encoding CPBP family intramembrane metalloprotease, with protein sequence MPPVALFHQLFRGLFQSVIGWTVGLLLTWVLLWLPLAVPIARQVKWHPPLPITPQQKIPLLVSLYLLAPVIIWGATHWGTVSLMDCGLIWRWSLLVNGLIGLMIGTVGVLTLFWVEASVGWISWHWNHQVLTACLPILVLGLGVSATEEAMFRGLFQARFQQNYSLWIAGAIVSLIFAVLHLVWEGADNLPQLPGLWLMGMVLTLAKVVDYGHLGLAWGLHAGWIWSMATLDTAQVIAYNNTTSPWILGFGNKPLAGLMGILFLAITSALLLAFRPIFLP
- a CDS encoding TM0106 family RecB-like putative nuclease; protein product: MLLTAELLSHFQRCSRRAFLDFYGDASQQEPPSDYLLKLLRDSANHRQRVLATRSGQQPHYPLGDWAAGASLTYQMMQEGVECIQQGVLMAQYSEAVTLLSCPDLLIKQPGSSKLGDWCYVPIAVKLGKRPKLEYQVSVVFDAYVLSTVQVASLDQAWLMLRERGLCSVDVLSVLPQMQDVLTNCVQTLTSSQAPDVFIARNRCNLCPWFNHCYTIAQEQQHLSLVAGITPHRYSILQALDLTTVEALAHTPPSVLEPLAGFGKDVAEKLVLQARSNLTQQALLRSVIPPDMATDIPTCKVELYFDIEADPDMTLDYLLGVLVVNHETQCEQFHSFLAETPEAEYQIWTMFVDLVEQYPDAPIFHFCPYETHTIKRLAALYDTPPAVVKRTIDRCVDLHEQVTRRVILPIESYALKNIARWLGFNWRDPNATGAQAVCWYTQWLETGDRAYLEAIVTYNEDDCRAMYYLKNWLVSFFAQATQITPQNLQNPLLRV